The proteins below come from a single Chryseobacterium nepalense genomic window:
- a CDS encoding polysaccharide ABC transporter ATP-binding protein, which produces MLALKAENISKQYRLGQVGTGTLSHDLNRMWYKIRGKEDPYLKIGEANDRTIQGESDYVWSLQDINFEIEQGDAVGIIGRNGAGKSTLLKLLSKVTKPTTGKIYTHGRIASLLEVGTGFHPEMTGRENVFLNGAILGMTRKEICRKFDEIVDFSGVERYIDTPVKRYSSGMYVRLAFAVAAHLESEILIVDEVLAVGDAEFQKKCLGKMGDVTKGEGRTVLFVSHNMTAVKQLCTSGILMKNGKIAHRGDINSVLENYIINELSPNIEFRYIEDLSKKAQIKRVRIYNNKSVETTEFGHNEDINLDISFINRDVNKGIRVNIAILDKFENVIFITRKVFEEKNENNFILKIEGGKLIPNTYLLSLAIDTPSVELYDIVEGGIQLNIIETGHENFLAGDTDNGIITPPVIWM; this is translated from the coding sequence ATGCTGGCTTTAAAAGCAGAAAATATATCGAAACAATACAGATTAGGACAGGTAGGCACCGGGACTCTCTCTCATGACCTCAACCGTATGTGGTACAAAATCAGAGGAAAGGAAGATCCTTATCTAAAGATCGGCGAGGCAAATGACAGAACTATACAAGGTGAATCTGACTATGTATGGTCTCTGCAGGACATCAATTTTGAAATTGAGCAGGGCGACGCTGTAGGTATTATCGGAAGAAACGGTGCCGGCAAATCTACTCTTTTGAAATTATTAAGCAAAGTCACCAAACCTACAACAGGAAAAATATATACCCATGGTCGAATTGCATCGCTGTTAGAAGTAGGAACAGGTTTCCATCCTGAAATGACAGGCAGAGAGAATGTATTTCTGAACGGCGCCATCCTCGGAATGACCCGAAAAGAGATTTGTAGAAAATTTGATGAAATAGTGGATTTCTCCGGAGTGGAAAGATATATTGATACTCCCGTAAAAAGATATTCGTCCGGGATGTATGTACGCCTTGCTTTCGCAGTTGCTGCACATCTGGAATCTGAAATTCTGATTGTAGATGAAGTTCTGGCAGTAGGAGATGCAGAGTTTCAAAAAAAATGCCTTGGGAAAATGGGAGATGTAACGAAAGGAGAAGGAAGAACCGTACTTTTTGTAAGCCATAACATGACGGCCGTGAAGCAGCTTTGCACATCCGGAATATTGATGAAAAACGGCAAGATAGCTCATCGGGGAGACATCAACAGTGTATTAGAAAATTATATTATCAATGAACTGTCCCCTAATATTGAATTTAGATACATAGAAGACCTTAGCAAAAAAGCCCAGATTAAAAGAGTTAGGATATATAATAATAAATCTGTAGAGACAACGGAGTTTGGCCATAATGAAGATATTAATCTTGATATAAGCTTCATTAACAGGGATGTAAATAAAGGCATTAGAGTAAATATTGCCATTTTAGATAAATTTGAAAATGTAATATTCATTACAAGAAAAGTTTTCGAAGAAAAAAATGAAAACAATTTTATTTTAAAAATAGAAGGCGGCAAATTAATCCCAAATACTTATCTGCTTTCCTTGGCAATAGATACCCCTTCAGTAGAACTTTACGATATTGTAGAGGGAGGTATCCAGCTTAATATCATCGAAACAGGACATGAAAATTTTCTTGCCGGAGACACAGACAATGGCATTATAACTCCCCCTGTAATATGGATGTAA
- a CDS encoding ABC transporter permease: MNEPQKKWTEIIEARHSLLDLKLKEVWNYKDLVYMFVKRDFISGFKQTILGPIWFFINPIFTTITFLIVFGKIARLPTDGAPPLLFYLSGVTLWNYFSSCLLGTSSTFVGNAGIFGKVYFPRLVTPVSIVISNLMRFGVQFLLFLMVWIYYLFKGAIHPNIWMLATPFLIILMAFFALGTGMIFSSLTTKYKDLSMLLVFGVSLYMYATPVIYPTSSLPGFFKKLAFYNPLTGIFECFKHAWLGTGDFSPLMLAVSTCIILLLLMAGTLIFNKVEKTFMDTV, translated from the coding sequence ATGAATGAACCACAAAAAAAGTGGACCGAAATAATTGAAGCCCGGCATTCTCTGCTCGATTTAAAATTAAAAGAGGTATGGAATTACAAAGATCTCGTTTACATGTTTGTAAAAAGAGATTTCATATCTGGTTTTAAACAGACAATTTTAGGTCCCATCTGGTTTTTTATAAACCCTATCTTTACGACAATTACTTTTCTCATTGTTTTTGGCAAAATAGCACGGCTGCCTACAGATGGCGCACCACCTTTGTTATTTTATCTTTCGGGGGTCACCCTCTGGAATTATTTTTCTTCGTGCCTTCTGGGTACATCTTCCACTTTCGTAGGAAACGCAGGCATTTTCGGAAAAGTATATTTCCCAAGACTTGTAACGCCTGTATCTATTGTTATTTCAAATCTTATGCGTTTCGGGGTACAGTTTCTGTTATTCCTTATGGTCTGGATATATTATTTATTTAAGGGAGCAATTCATCCCAATATATGGATGCTGGCAACACCATTCCTTATTATTCTTATGGCGTTTTTTGCATTAGGCACAGGAATGATATTCTCTTCCCTGACCACAAAATACAAAGACCTCAGCATGCTTTTGGTATTTGGAGTGAGCCTGTACATGTATGCAACTCCTGTAATCTATCCTACGTCATCCTTACCCGGATTTTTTAAAAAGCTGGCTTTTTACAATCCATTAACAGGGATTTTTGAGTGTTTTAAACATGCATGGCTGGGAACAGGAGACTTTTCTCCTCTAATGCTTGCAGTAAGCACATGTATTATTCTTTTACTTTTGATGGCGGGAACCCTTATATTCAATAAGGTGGAGAAAACTTTTATGGACACCGTTTAA
- the rfbA gene encoding glucose-1-phosphate thymidylyltransferase RfbA has product MKGIILAGGSGTRLYPLTIAVSKQLMPIYDKPMIYYPLSTLLLAGIKDILIITTPHDQEGFIKLLGDGSQIGCNIQYVVQPSPDGLAQAFILGDQFIGNDAAALVLGDNIFYGSEMGTLLKNKTNPEGGVVFAYHVSDPERYGVVEFDDDFKAVSIEEKPLKPKSNYAVPGLYFYDNEVVEIAKNIQPSTRGELEITDVNNVYLNKGKLEVGVLDRGTAWLDTGTFESLNDASEFVRVIEKRQGFKIGCIEEIAFRNKFINEEKLLETAVKYGKSGYGEYLKQLVNK; this is encoded by the coding sequence ATGAAAGGTATTATTTTAGCAGGAGGTTCAGGTACCAGACTTTATCCTCTTACCATTGCAGTCAGTAAACAACTGATGCCTATTTATGACAAGCCGATGATTTATTACCCGCTGTCTACTTTATTATTAGCCGGGATAAAGGATATTCTGATTATTACAACACCCCATGATCAGGAAGGTTTTATCAAGCTTTTGGGTGACGGCTCACAAATAGGATGTAACATCCAATATGTAGTGCAGCCAAGCCCGGACGGACTGGCACAGGCCTTCATTCTGGGCGATCAGTTCATTGGAAACGACGCCGCGGCGTTGGTTTTGGGTGATAATATTTTCTATGGCTCCGAGATGGGAACTTTGCTTAAAAATAAAACTAACCCGGAAGGTGGGGTTGTTTTCGCATACCACGTCTCAGATCCTGAACGGTATGGAGTGGTAGAATTTGATGATGATTTTAAAGCGGTTTCCATTGAAGAAAAACCACTGAAACCAAAATCCAATTATGCTGTTCCAGGATTATATTTTTATGACAATGAGGTTGTTGAAATTGCAAAAAACATACAGCCTTCCACGAGAGGTGAACTTGAAATCACCGATGTAAATAACGTTTATCTTAATAAAGGAAAGCTTGAAGTAGGCGTTTTAGACAGAGGTACTGCATGGCTTGATACCGGAACTTTTGAGTCTCTGAATGATGCGTCGGAATTTGTTCGGGTAATTGAAAAAAGGCAGGGATTTAAAATCGGTTGCATTGAAGAAATTGCCTTCAGAAACAAATTCATCAATGAAGAAAAGCTGTTGGAAACAGCGGTAAAATATGGAAAAAGTGGCTACGGCGAGTATTTAAAACAGCTGGTAAATAAATAA
- the rfbB gene encoding dTDP-glucose 4,6-dehydratase → MKNIIITGGAGFIGSHVVREFVKNNPEITIINLDALTYAGNLENLKDIENEPNYVFEKADITNPEELRTVFEKYNPDAVVHLAAESHVDRSITDPMAFINTNVNGTANLLNLCKEFWTLNPDHTHGRFPNEQRKNLFYHISTDEVYGSLGETGFFLETTPYDPQSPYSASKAASDHLVRAYGNTYGMPFIVSNCSNNYGPNHFPEKLIPLCISNIINEKPLPIYGDGKYTRDWLFVIDHAKAIHQIFNKAKTGETYNIGGFNEWQNIDLVKELIRQMDAKLNRPEGYSEKLITFVKDRPGHDKRYAIDATKLNKDLGWKPSVTFEEGLAKTIDWYLENKEWLENVTSGDYQKYYEKQYH, encoded by the coding sequence ATGAAAAATATAATCATTACAGGCGGTGCCGGATTCATCGGTTCGCATGTGGTAAGAGAATTTGTAAAAAATAATCCTGAGATTACCATTATCAATCTGGATGCGCTTACTTATGCAGGAAATCTTGAAAACTTAAAGGATATTGAAAATGAGCCTAATTATGTTTTCGAAAAAGCAGATATTACCAATCCTGAAGAATTAAGAACAGTTTTTGAAAAATATAATCCTGATGCGGTTGTACATCTGGCAGCAGAAAGCCATGTAGACAGAAGCATCACGGACCCAATGGCATTCATCAATACCAACGTAAACGGTACGGCGAATCTTTTAAATTTATGTAAAGAATTCTGGACACTTAATCCCGACCACACCCATGGAAGATTCCCGAATGAACAAAGAAAAAATCTTTTTTATCATATTTCTACCGACGAAGTGTATGGAAGTTTGGGTGAAACCGGATTCTTTTTAGAAACAACGCCGTACGATCCACAGTCTCCTTATTCAGCTTCAAAAGCAGCATCCGACCATCTGGTGAGAGCTTATGGAAACACCTACGGAATGCCTTTTATCGTATCAAACTGTTCAAATAATTATGGTCCCAACCATTTTCCTGAAAAGCTTATTCCACTTTGTATTTCAAATATTATCAATGAAAAACCTTTGCCAATTTACGGTGACGGTAAATATACCAGAGACTGGCTTTTTGTAATTGATCACGCAAAAGCAATCCACCAGATTTTCAATAAAGCCAAAACGGGAGAAACCTACAATATCGGAGGATTCAACGAATGGCAGAATATTGATCTGGTAAAAGAACTTATCCGACAAATGGATGCAAAACTGAACAGACCGGAAGGTTATTCTGAAAAGCTGATCACGTTTGTAAAAGACAGACCGGGCCATGATAAACGCTATGCTATCGATGCTACGAAACTGAATAAAGATCTGGGATGGAAGCCGTCGGTAACTTTTGAAGAAGGATTGGCCAAAACCATCGACTGGTATCTGGAAAATAAAGAGTGGCTGGAAAATGTAACAAGCGGAGACTATCAGAAATACTACGAAAAACAATATCACTAA
- a CDS encoding UDP-glucose dehydrogenase family protein — protein sequence MNITIVGTGYVGLVTGTTLAELGNSVYCVDIDEKKVEGMKNGIVPIYEPNLEEMFLRNIQSERLFFTTDLKKALDKSEVIYLALPTPPGEDGSADLSYVLKVASDIGDMMTGYKVIVNKSTVPVGTADKVREVIESKTQIPFDVVSNPEFLREGFAVEDSMNPSRVVVGSSSEKAKDIMAKIYQPFTNTGIPIIFMDEKSSELTKYAANSFLAVKITFMNEIANYCEKVGADVDKVRLGMGSDDRIGHRFLFPGIGYGGSCFPKDVKALIKSGKNEEFDFQILEATEKVNAAQKVILVGEIEKYFGGSIEGKTIAMWGLAFKANTDDIREASSLDNISILLQKGAKIVAYDSVAENNVKKILGNKIHFAKTMYEAVENADALFIATEWPEFKNPNFELMAKKMKNKAVFDGRNMYPLEIPEQNGFYYKSIGRKTIIN from the coding sequence TTGAATATTACTATTGTAGGAACAGGTTATGTAGGATTAGTCACAGGAACGACTTTAGCAGAACTTGGAAATTCAGTATACTGTGTAGATATTGATGAAAAAAAAGTTGAAGGGATGAAAAACGGCATAGTTCCCATTTATGAGCCGAATCTTGAGGAGATGTTTTTAAGAAATATTCAATCCGAAAGATTATTTTTCACAACCGATTTAAAAAAAGCATTAGACAAAAGCGAAGTAATCTACCTTGCTTTGCCAACCCCGCCGGGAGAAGACGGATCTGCAGACCTTTCTTACGTTCTGAAGGTTGCTTCCGATATCGGAGACATGATGACCGGTTATAAAGTTATTGTAAATAAAAGTACCGTTCCTGTAGGTACTGCCGATAAAGTAAGGGAGGTTATTGAATCTAAAACCCAAATTCCTTTTGACGTGGTTTCCAATCCGGAGTTCCTGAGAGAAGGTTTTGCCGTTGAAGATTCTATGAATCCTTCAAGAGTGGTTGTAGGCTCTAGTTCGGAAAAAGCAAAGGATATTATGGCAAAAATCTATCAGCCATTTACCAACACCGGGATTCCTATTATATTTATGGATGAAAAATCATCCGAACTCACAAAATATGCAGCCAATTCATTTCTTGCCGTAAAAATTACCTTCATGAATGAAATTGCCAACTACTGTGAAAAGGTGGGAGCAGATGTAGATAAAGTTCGTCTGGGAATGGGAAGTGATGACAGAATAGGCCACAGATTCCTGTTTCCTGGAATCGGGTATGGTGGCAGCTGTTTTCCAAAAGATGTAAAGGCTCTGATAAAATCAGGAAAAAATGAAGAGTTTGACTTTCAGATTCTGGAGGCAACTGAAAAAGTGAATGCCGCACAAAAAGTAATCCTAGTTGGAGAAATTGAAAAATATTTCGGCGGAAGCATTGAAGGAAAAACAATTGCAATGTGGGGCTTGGCTTTTAAAGCAAATACCGACGACATCCGCGAGGCGTCTTCACTTGATAATATTTCCATTTTATTGCAAAAAGGCGCAAAAATTGTTGCGTATGATTCCGTTGCAGAAAATAATGTAAAAAAAATTCTTGGGAATAAAATTCATTTTGCCAAAACCATGTACGAAGCAGTGGAAAACGCAGATGCCTTATTCATTGCAACGGAATGGCCCGAATTCAAAAATCCTAATTTTGAACTCATGGCTAAAAAAATGAAAAACAAAGCTGTTTTTGACGGAAGAAATATGTATCCTTTGGAAATTCCCGAGCAAAACGGATTCTATTATAAAAGCATTGGCCGCAAAACCATTATAAATTAA
- the rimP gene encoding ribosome assembly cofactor RimP: MEFRKRIEELLNDFLETRKDLFLIDLKISPGDDITVILDGDNGVSLQDCLDASRAIEFNMDREEHDFSLQVMSAGLSEPLATQRQFAKNIGREIEVLMNDSSKIEGELVKADEEKITLILRYRKPKDIGKGKVDVEEEKEIPYSDIKKALVTIKF; encoded by the coding sequence ATGGAGTTTAGAAAAAGAATTGAAGAATTATTAAATGATTTTCTGGAAACCAGAAAAGATTTATTTCTTATAGATCTGAAAATTTCTCCCGGAGATGATATTACAGTGATTTTGGATGGCGACAACGGAGTCTCTCTGCAGGATTGCCTTGATGCAAGCCGTGCAATAGAATTCAATATGGACCGTGAAGAACATGATTTCAGTCTTCAGGTAATGTCTGCCGGTCTGAGTGAGCCGCTTGCCACTCAGAGACAGTTTGCTAAAAATATCGGAAGAGAGATTGAAGTTTTAATGAATGACTCTTCAAAAATTGAAGGAGAGCTGGTAAAAGCAGACGAAGAAAAGATTACACTTATCCTGCGGTATCGCAAACCAAAAGATATTGGTAAAGGTAAAGTAGATGTAGAGGAGGAAAAGGAAATTCCATACTCAGACATTAAAAAAGCATTAGTAACAATTAAATTTTAA
- the nusA gene encoding transcription termination factor NusA, whose translation MDNIALIESFGDFKDEKGISKIDLMAIIEDSLKTLLRKRYDSDDHFDVIVNPDKGDFQIFLNKTIVEDEMSEDDDLEIEISEAKKIDPTFEVGEDFTMEIPVAQLGRRNILTLKQILATKLQEHNNAMLYEQFKDRIGEIVVGEIHHIRHKHVILLDDEGNEFILPKENQIPSDFFKKGENIRAIVETVDFKGSKPQIIISRTAPKFLEKLLELEIPEIQDGTIILKKVVRIPGEKAKIAVDAYDDRIDPVGACVGVKGSRIHGVVRELRNENIDVIQWSKNPEILVKRALGNVTINKIDINEEQQYALVYTPVEEISKVIGKQGQNIRLASWLTGYEIDVHREASEDDDVELKEFNDDIDQWIIDEFKKVGLTTAKSVLDKETESLLNMVDLEEETIEEVKRILREEFED comes from the coding sequence ATGGACAATATAGCGTTGATTGAATCCTTTGGTGATTTTAAAGACGAAAAGGGAATCAGTAAGATTGATCTTATGGCAATTATTGAAGATTCACTGAAAACTCTTTTAAGAAAGAGATACGATTCGGATGATCATTTTGATGTGATTGTGAATCCTGATAAAGGAGATTTTCAGATATTTTTAAATAAAACCATTGTAGAAGACGAGATGTCTGAAGACGATGATCTTGAAATAGAAATTTCCGAAGCTAAAAAGATCGATCCAACATTTGAAGTAGGAGAAGATTTTACCATGGAAATTCCTGTTGCACAGTTGGGAAGAAGAAATATTCTTACCCTGAAGCAGATTTTGGCTACGAAATTGCAGGAGCACAACAATGCTATGCTGTATGAGCAGTTCAAAGACAGAATCGGAGAGATTGTTGTAGGAGAAATTCACCATATTCGCCACAAGCACGTAATTCTGCTTGATGATGAAGGAAATGAATTTATACTTCCCAAAGAAAATCAGATTCCTTCCGATTTCTTTAAAAAAGGAGAAAATATCAGAGCTATTGTAGAAACAGTAGATTTCAAAGGGTCAAAACCACAGATTATTATTTCCAGAACTGCACCTAAATTTCTTGAGAAATTATTAGAACTGGAAATTCCTGAAATCCAGGACGGAACGATTATTTTGAAAAAAGTAGTGAGAATTCCTGGTGAGAAAGCAAAAATTGCAGTAGATGCTTACGACGACAGAATTGATCCGGTAGGAGCTTGTGTAGGGGTGAAGGGATCAAGAATTCACGGTGTGGTAAGAGAATTGAGAAATGAAAATATCGATGTGATCCAGTGGTCTAAAAACCCTGAAATTTTGGTAAAGAGAGCTTTAGGAAATGTTACCATCAATAAAATTGACATCAACGAGGAACAACAGTATGCGTTAGTATACACTCCGGTTGAAGAGATTTCCAAAGTAATCGGAAAACAAGGTCAGAATATCAGACTTGCTTCTTGGCTGACAGGTTATGAGATCGATGTACACAGAGAAGCCAGTGAAGATGATGATGTTGAACTGAAAGAATTCAATGACGATATTGATCAGTGGATTATTGATGAATTCAAGAAAGTGGGGCTTACCACTGCAAAATCGGTTTTGGATAAAGAAACCGAAAGTTTATTGAATATGGTAGATCTTGAAGAGGAAACCATTGAAGAAGTGAAACGTATTCTGAGAGAAGAATTTGAAGATTAA